Genomic DNA from Solanum pennellii chromosome 3, SPENNV200:
AATTATTATAGTTAACACACAGAATTTTGATAAGGAAATGGTAATTTCAAGGAGAACTGCATACCAAAAGATTCTTGCGCTCGAGAAGAAAGGAGTACAGGTTGTAGAGCGTGATTTACGTCAGCCTGTCGATATTATAGTCAGTGCATCAGCTTGCCTTGCTTGGTATGACTGCAAGAACATTGCAAAGAAAGCTACTGCCCCCGATGAGGCTTTCTCTTGCTTGCCTCTGTGTGTTGAGAATATTGCAGCAAGTATTTTGACGTCACTCAGTTTTGCTTTCAGTGGCTGCATCCTGGTAAGTACCATGTTTTTCTTTCCAAACTGCTCACACCTACATAGTGTGGTGCTTGATGTATGGTATGCATTGCATTTATCTCAGAAAGAGCAgtggaaaaccaaaaaaaacaaacaatggACTTGTGATATCTGAATGATTTTCCACCCTGTAACATAGGAAACATACAGATTATTAGCTGCAAAACCAAGTGTTAGAGAGCAGAAAAGGATTGTTCAAAAAATGAGTATGTCTTTTCTATTTTGACTTTTCCCtcattatttgttaaaaaaaatatttcatgctTGTCTAAGCTCATTCTATGTAGCTTTCTAGGGTCTTAAAAGTTTGCAATCCACTTGGACAAAAATCTAAACGTTTTTCCATGCCCTGCTTTGTGTTTAGCCAATTGCACTTGCAGCAATTGTTTGATCAGGATCAAAATGTCAATAGTGAGACACTGAGATAGTTGAGAATACTAATTTGAAGAGTTTAAGGTGATTCCTACAAATTATAACATTCCACTTACATACACTTCTTACATACACTTCaatgagttaaaatgaaatGCCTTATGTTCCCTTCGAGAGATAGACACACTCCTCGATTGCTTATAGTATCCTGTTTCTTCCATCAGTGCTGCTTTTCACAATTCGCATGTACCAGAGTCTATGTCGTTAATGATCTTTACTTTGCTTTGTCTTGACACCCTCATTTACTTTGCTTTGTCTTGACACCCtcatttacttttctttgtCTTGACACCCTCAACCATCATTTCGTCATAGTGTTCTTCTATCTCTAGCTTACTTTTAATTCCTTCTAATATCAAAGTATTAAATATTCTTCAAGATGGTCGTTTGGTAGTACTCGGTACAATCGAAGGCATGCAAATTTACTGGAATAACATGATTGAAGGAGTAAGAAAAATTATGACGATCTGATGATAGAGGGTAGGCTGGTGGCAAATTGATATTGGAAATTGCAAGAGTTATGTATCTAGTAGGTCCTTCTTCTGGTGGACCTATTTTACTACTTCCTGGAGATTGAGAAACTTCCATGAACTTATCAGTTAAAGGggaattaaaatattaattctcAAGACTTATTTCTTTATGCTTCCAGTCTCCCGGTTCTTCCCTGTTCCTTAGCTCCAGATGTTCACAATTGCATTGCAGATGTGATGCCAATGACCAACTTGAGatacaccttttttttttctcggTGAACAGTTTGAAAACTGAGCACTATCACCATGTGCATGTAACATTCCTTGTGTACGGCATGATGATATAAGCACAAGATAATGATCTTCATTGCATGGTTATTCTTGAATATAGCGGATTACTGCAAAGAAGTAGCAGTGACTGGAAATGTAAATAAGAGCacttatttattatagttttagaCCAAGATAGTCTAGCATGAGCCCTGCTTACACATAATGTTTTGTTCATGATATATAGTATTTCTTCGCCATCTTCTTTAGGTCTTTGAGGGAGAAAGCGACTTTATATCAGGAATTATGGAGTCATCTGATGAGCTCTACGCTGCTGCTGCTAGCTTGGGCATGGATATACagattttttattcatattcttCTGAGATGACTGATGAGATCATATTATCGTGTATCGAACTTTGCTCGAGGACAAGTAGAGGGCTCTATTCTAAGATGCCTGAGTCACAAACGCTGGCAGAATCCTTCCTGACTGCATTTCCTTCAATTAATTCACTCTCAGCTCATGCAATATTGTCTTCGGCAGGCTTGCTTGCTGAGTTTCTGGGATGGACTCGTGAACATAGAATTCATGCAGTTCAAAAATATCAAGTTCCTGATGAAAGCATCATATTACTGAGTGCTTTGAGCAGATTTGGGGAACGGGATGATTCTAAATCGGTAATGACAGATTGCTCCTCTTCAGTTTCTTCTGCTCCGGACTCCGAAAGTCTTCATTTCAAAAGAACCTACGGGAGGTCGAAACAAAAAACCACCTGGGATATTGAGAATCTGAATATACCTACAAGGGAAGTATATGATCTTGATCCACCGAGAACATTTTCTGAAGGCAGACTTCATCCCAGAGCATCTGGCCTGCGAGATTCTTTAATTTCAGATGATATCAACTTCTTTGATGAATTTGGGAAGTCTAGCTTATCATTTGACAACGAACCATGTGTTCACAGGCAGTCATTAGACACCTATCCGACAAAAGATCTTTTTAAAGTAACTGATCTCTGTGACTACCAGATAACTAATAATTCACAGATGGGAGGTGGTGATATAAATAAATTCAGGACTCCACAAATTGATGTGTGTTTGCATCCAAGAGAGGAAGTTGATCTGGGTATGATGAACCAATTGGGTAGACAAAACAACTATTCAGGAAATTTTGCAGATCATATCGCAGGTGAGGTTATTAACATTGATGATACTGTCGGATCTGGCAAAGCCTTTCATAATGCAAAATACAAGTCCTTTTCTACCCTGGTGCATGCAATGGAGACTCCTACTACAGGAGTTCCTACAGCTGCTAAAAAACTCTTTTTTGGAGCAAGTGATCTAGAATTTCTAAATACTGTGGAAATTGACTCTAGCCTAGATGCCTGCACTTCTGTGAGAGACCTTGGGCAAGGAATGGGACAGCATTTAAATGCAGGTTCCAATCATAAGAAGATTCAATTTAAGCACCAGAAATGGGTCCCAGATGAGGGTATATCCCAGAAAAGAATGCAGCCAGTCATGGCAAAGCAAGAAAAGAATGCAGCCAGTCATGGCGAAACACCACTCTCAAACGCACTTCAATCCACTCCATTGCAGCAAGGATCACCCTGGACAATCGAATTTCTGAACAGAATCAGGGAAAAGAGTCGGTCACGTCAGCAATCTGTCCCATGTGACTTATCTGCTCCTTGTTACGGGTACCCTGGGAAACCATCAAAAGTTACAAAGAGAAAGAGTCCATCTACTCTGGAACTCTACAAGTACCAAGGAAACAGTTTCCAAGAGGCTGCAACTAGGAGAAAGAGGCGTATGAAATGCATGCAGCTACCAGCATCCTCTAGTGAGAAGGCTTCAGATCGTCCTGTTTCATCATGGACACCCGTTGATAAAAGAGCAAAACGGGTATGCCTGAAATGATTATCTGTTTCTTTAGCTGAATTCAACGATTCTGTTCAAATAGTTTGTTTTCCTCATCAACAATTCTTCATAGTATGACTAACTTGCAGGAGCTATCCTTTGCAACAAGCGGAAATGGAGGGCAGACTAAACTGGTATGGAATGACAAGAACTCTCATACATTGGGAAGACGATATTAACTCTCACATATGAGGTATACTGGGCCAATACAACTGAGCCCTGAGTAAGTGTAAATCATAGAATTTATTAGGACCTTACATTCCTAGGACATCAATTATTAATCAAATGCATGATCATTTACAATCCATATGGCATAGTTCTGCATTCCTGGTGTCGGAAAAATGTTATTCACCATGTACCGAATCTGTTTTTTCCCCGTggtattcttcttctttagCATCTCTGCTTTGTGAGTTCAGCCAATGTTGGAAGTAACGTggcaatcaacaatatcaagatATGTAAGACCTTTTTTTGGACTTAAATCTAAAAGTctttttatttgagaagtaagcaCATGTTATGACAAAAGAAACCTAATGAGGATACTTGTAACTAGAGTACTGAGAGATAAATAGTTAACTGACAATGTTATAATTGTGGGCACACAAGGCTTCTGATTCTGTCTGAGACTTTTTGGTTAACCTAAGCTAAACCTggaactttaaaaaaatacaaaaatgacCTTATTGTGAATAATTTCCCCTTGTTTGCCTTTGGGGAGAGGTGATTAGATAGGACTTGACACATCTTCAACTTTCTGAGGACATGACTGATTAGATAGGACTTGACACATCTTCAACTTTCTGAGGACATGACCTTAGATACGAGGTTATGGAGGTTGCAGATTAGGGTAGAGTTTGCAATTGAATGTTGTCTCACTTCCCTGTCAGATAGGCTAGGATGTTTGGTGCACCGCACTCTTCCCCTTCTTAGCAGTAGTACTAGCATCATTGCTGTAGTCCCTTGTCCATTCATTTTGTTACTATGTGTTGTTTCTTGTACTTAGGTTATCATACTTTTTAGCTGTTgttacttttcctttttttttctttcaaaatgcttcttatattatttgtcatggcCTATTTGCTTCCGTCATTGCTTTTTCTAAAACTGCTTTAATTTGCTTTTCTTGAGCCGAGGGCCTATCGAAAACAACGTCAATACCTCCACGAGGCAAGGGTAAGATCtgtgtacactctaccctccccacTTGTGGGATGACACTGGGTATGTTGGTGTTGTTCTTAGCCTTTGGGGGTGGGGTGAGGGTGGTGGGAGGTACCACTACCATGAGGAATATGTGCAGCCTAATTTCAATTTGCATTGATAAATTGATCAGTCGTATCTGAAATTAATGACCATGCATGATCATGGTGAAGGATCACGTTTTAAGCTTGAATAACTTGCTTCTAGACTCATACTAGTTCTTCTGCTTCTAGACTCATACTAGTTCCACTTTGTCTATCCCAAAATAATATCTGCTATGTACAGGAAAGTTAACATGCTTTTACATTTCTATAATGTGAATAATTTGTGAATATTATCAACTGATCTTCAGATCCTGTGTAAATCTTACAGAAGAATGAAACCTGGATATACTGCTCGCAAATAATCTAGTAAGTAGTCATATTGTGCTGGCCAAAATGAATGGAAGATAATGATCACAAGGTATTCTGACAGGTTACTTGTCTATGGCCTGGAAGTTGAAAGTTTGAGGATTTGAAGCATCTTATTGCCAGGGAATCTACTTTTTTAGACCTTATTCTCCACTGCTTCATTTACCTTCTGCAGAAGGTTGACTTGGACAAATCTAATGAGTGGATCATATACCAGTTGAAAAACTACTACTTCTTTCCATTTTTAAAATTGCGCAAAGCCATGACAAGTTGTTGCCTTTCACCTTCTACCTCTGCAAATTTAAGACTTATTTCTGAATATCTTTCTTGCATGTCCTTCAATTCATGCTCCATGTGTTTGTTTCTCTCCGTCAATAAAGCTACTTGACCCCGTAATTCTTCAGGATCATGTGTATTTTGGGATTGGCCATTGATCGTCTCTGCCACTCTTCCTGAATCAACTTCTCTTCTGCAGAAGGAATATAAAATTAAGttccttttcttctttatcCTTCCATATAATTGCAGTTTCTCACTGTTGACAAATTTTTTCGAATAGATGCTAGCAATGCTGCAATGGTTCAGTAAAAGTTCTATTGGTTTACCTTGTTATATTCACAATTTTTCTGGATCCATTCTGCACATTTATTCCTTCTGTAAAGCCATTCCCTTGGTGATGAATGTTCTCCCCCATACATTTTCTTCCTTCAGCTACAATACTATCCTGAGTTGCTTCTGCAGGTGGTTCATCCTCCTGTATGTCAAGATCAGCAGTTCCATTAGAAATATAGTGATGCTTTCTGAAAGCTTTTTGTGAGTCTTTTGCTAATTGGAGTAAAAAACTCGAATGAGAATACAGGAATCTTAGGTGTAGAAAACTTGACAGAAATGTCAACAAGTTGGTGTTCAGTGGAATCAACTCCTTATGTCTGTGAATATGTTACTTCAAATCTAGGTCAACGGTTTAATGGTTTTTAATGGACTCTCTTTCTTCTATATGAATTGACAAGTTGACTTGGATGAAGATGAAAGACGATTTGGCTTTCATGCAATATTTATAGTTGTAGAAGAAAGATTAAGGTGCTAAGAATTGTTAAGTTTGTTGAAACTCTAGAGGAACATTGATTTCATACTTATATACGAACCTGTTCCGTGAATTTGGACTCTTGGAACATGCAAACATCTGTAGGTTATCAGTATTTGtggtaaatatataaaatgcCGAGTATCTACAAAGGCTGTGTATCATAAAAAAATGGGAGAGAATTTCCTATCAACCTGATGAATGCTTATACTACCTAGAAAGGACGACCTGTTAGTGAAAGTCATCATTATGATTCTTTGAATTTAATTCACCTCTAGGCATTGAATATCATTGTTGAAGAGGGGGATACATTAGAGCATTAAGAGAAACAGTTTCTTCTCTATTCAGGTCTTCTATAATGAAATGAGTAATCCCATAAAGTTTTAAATGTCTAACTTTTTTATTAGTGCAAAGTACCTGTTCCTGTAATTTGAGCACCAGCTTCATCAGGTTCTCATTTTCCAACTTCAGTTGATTTGTACTGCATCTCAGTTCGTCATTCTGTAGGTGTAGCTTCTCTACTTCTGAttgtaaggtttcttcaagtaTTTTCTTTTCATCCACTTCAGTCCTCAAGGGAATCAATTCCTCCAGAAACATTTCTGCTTCCCTCCTCACTGAAGCTAGCTCCCTCTCCAATTCCTTTTGTATGGTCATTTTTTGTTCTACCTCTGTTTCAGCAGTTGATTTTTCCATTTGCTCCGTATCATATCTGACTTTTTCTCtatgtttcatttgtttgcAGTACGCTGACCCTGCTAGATCTAGCCTTCCTATCTCCACTGATGAAGCTTTCAATTCAAGAACTTCTCTTTCATAATGTTCTTTCGTTGATTTAAGTTCTTCTTCAGATTTCTGCAGTAATTCCTCTAAAACTTTGTTCTCCTCACGCAGAACATTTGCTTCCGTCACTGCATCATTGACCAGTTCTTCTTTCTCATCAATCTTCAATGTCATTTCATCTGATAGTCGTTTTAATTCTTCCTGAAGTTTCTGAGCTGCCTTTGCATTACTCCACCTTGCCCTTCTCAATCCTTCCTCTGCTTTTATCGCCCTCTGCTCCTGCTTAACTttgtcttgggtgactgcttcCAGATGTTCTTCAAATTCCTGCGACTGTGTTTCCAGTTCTTTCTCCAGCACTGAAACATGTGTTTCAAGTTCATTTATTGTATCCAATGATTTTGAGTACTGTGACGTTTGTGTTGTCATTTCTTCCTCTAGTCTCTCCACCTGGAGTTTAAAGTGCTTTATAGAGGCTAAAGATTCTGAGTGTTCTTGTTGCGTTTTAAGGTTTTGCAGCTCACATTGCTCTAGGTTACGATTAATATCATCATTTTCCTTTTCCAACACTTGGCAATGGCTTTCAAGCTGGTCCATTAGTGCTTTCATTTTATTGTTGTCTCTCTTGTAGACCTCTATTTCATCTTCCAACACTTGGCAATGGCTTTCAAGCTGGTCCATCTGTGCTTTCATTTCATCGTTGTCTCTCTTGTAGACCTCTATTTCATCTTCCAACACTTGGCAATGGCTTTCAAGCTGGTCCATCTGTGCTTTCATTTCATTGCTGTCTGTCTTGTAGACCTCTATTTCATCCTGTAATTTTTCAATTGTCTGCTTCAGTGATTGAGATTCATCAGCAAATTTAAGCTCCTTAGCTTTTCTATCTTCATTCTGATCAATCTTGAGATAGGTTCTCTCCGCAGCGGCCTCTAGCAGATCCTTATTGGACCTAACTTTTTCAGAAAGATATGAAATATCCTTATCTTTCTGGTCCAACATTTTGTTCAGATCTCTTACTGTAAGAATCAATTCAGAATTTGAGTCTTCTGTCTTTTGCAGCTTCAGCATCAATTTGCTATTTAAGTTCTTCTCTTTCTGAAGTTTATGCCTGATTTCTTCCAATAGAGCTGTCGATTTTTTGTCATCTGCTCCTGCATTATCTGAAGCAACTGCATTTACCTCGTCTGTACATCTCAGGTTAAGTTTCTCACATTTGATTTTAAGGACATCTCTCGCTTCTTTTAGATTAGAAATTTGTCTAGACTGTTCCTGTGCCCTTTTGGTTTCTTTCACAATTTGCTTTCTGAGTGTCTGTAGTTCCATTTCTGACAATTCTGCCTGACGCTCGAGCATTACGatcttatttttcatgaacTCAAAACTGTTACTTGAAGTTTCTTGGGCAGTGTCTCTCAGAAGATCCTCCTCTGATTTGTGTGTTGTGTCAGTTACACTCCCATCTAAATCAGAGCCAAGCGAGCAATCTGTGGATGATCTCTGATGTAGATGTCTCTCAAGGGGATTAATTGCATTCTGTGAGGTGAACTGTTTCACAAGACTGTTTTTAGGTTGAGGATCCCGTGGGATACTATTTTGCATGGAGTAATGAAATGTTTCATTCAACTCTCCATCCTGTggaaaataatcaaaaaggCTTAATGCAAGTTTCAGCTACGAGATACAAATAATTTGTCTGAAGCATGAACATGTTTAAAGTGCTATTCTATCTGACTAGGACATCACTGGCAAGATGTATAGAAATCGAGGGATTACACACCACATTTGACTCTATCCAAATTGTTGTATTTGATTGCCTTGTTCATTCTGCATTTTAGCGTCTCTCAAATGAGTCATGAAATTTTCTATTTGAAAATATGTGAAGTTAAAGTAAATATAAGCATAGGGGATTTGAAATGATTCTTATTTCTAGCTGATGAAAAGAAAACAACACAGAAAACCATTcttgaaataatataattagaGTGTATGAATAATGGTAGTATTGTTGTCAGAGATTTACAAAattcccatttttatttttattttataaaatttccaAAAGTGTTTATAATGTTTTGGGCAAAACCATCACATAAGACTTCATTCCGATTCTTTTACATGTATTAGAAACTTAAACCAGTCCTCTTTCTTGTAACCAATGTTCACTCCACAAGTGAACCTCGGACCAGTTACACATGTTGGGGGGTGTAAGGAATATTTCACAACAGTTTATACAAAGGTTCCAGTTTGATTTGTATTGCCTCTAGATCATTTATAAGGAGCAAAAGTTAAGAACTATATCAGAAATTGTGTTACTGTTATTTGAGAAGTGAATCTTTACGGTGATAGGTTGATATGGACTTGGAAAATCCTCCCTCATGAGCTAGCGTTGAGATTGATTTAGGCCCACGTGCTATAGCTTTTCATGATACCAAAGCTATTTGGGCTCCAGTTGGGCTTGGGCATGAAAGGGGTGTTAAGAGTTTTAGAGTCCCCGGTTGAATGGACTGATGGTTTGCTTATATGAACTTGGGCAATCCTCCCCTCATGAGATAACTTTTGGGATTGAGTTAGGCCCAAGTGTCATATCTCTCTACACTCAAAACTTAAAGTTCCACAAACTAGGTCCAAAATGAGGTATATTTCAATATGTGATAATACTGTATGCAGTGAAATGAAGAAATGCAAAAGTATATAAATATGAGACCTTACTTCAGTAGATGTACAATGTCCGTTTCCATAATGGCCATTGCTTCCTAGCTCTGTTTCAAAGCTTTGATCTAGAGATTCTGTCCTTGAAATATCACTATCTTCAGTAGGCCTgaaattattttgttaaaactcTACTTTAGTATCCAAACTTGTAGATAACTGAAGCCAGATTGATAGCATGTTTAGCATGGCATTGAATGCTAAATCACCTGGTTTCCTGAGCTCCTTGCATATTCTGTACTGCGACctgtttcatatatatattttagactAACACAGTTAAACATAAAGACTTTTGTTTACTTTGTTAGTAATAAGAAATGGACTTCAAGTTCAATTTAACCTCTAAAGCTAGCTAATGAGGGTGAGGATTCCCTAAGACATAAGTAGACCACAACCCATTCCCTCAACCAATGTTGGACTTAACCTCCCCCACATGCTCTAAATTCAATTGGAGCATGGATTACGGGGGCCTAACATTGAGAAACAAAATAATAGGGATTGCTGGGTTTGGCTTTGCTACTATGTTAAGAAATAGATATTGAACCTGATTCGACCCAAAAAGATAGCTCATGAGGGAAGGTTGCCTAAGACCATATAAAAAGACCATAACCCATTTCCCTCAACCAATTTGGGACTTCACAGTTAGCAAACATTATGACTAAGTTCCTATTCTAATACTATCTATTTTCTGTTTCCTTTCCCGTTTGAGGTGTCGAGTAAGGAAGTTGTAAACCTTGATCAGCAGTCATGACAGAAGTCCTCTACCATGGAAGAgtttgtatgtatgtatgtgtgtgtgtgttgtggAGAGGAGAGAGAGGACATACATGCAAAATCGCGCCAGTCTCCAGTGGCATTAGGGGTAGGGATACTACTAAGCTTTCAGTTGCCTCTACCAAATCTGCAAAATCAAGACCAACTTCTCCCAGAAAACCTGATTTTGATGATCCCTGAGATGACATCATGTCGATGAGTAGTGAGCAAATGTTCCAACCGTAAGGTGGTTAGAGATTGCATTTCTGTTACTTACAGATGCCACAGCAAAGTAGTAAatgttttgtttaaattttcCTGTTTTTGGATCCCTGATTAATTTCACTGTCTCGTAAATAGGATTTTCCCATGAACATGTTCCTTCGATAATTGCTGCTTTTCCTAGTCTCACTGTCGGCTTTCCAGCGTCTGCCGGAACTAGTGAAATCATCAGTTTTTTCGCTTTTAGCTTAGGCACCTGAAATCATCATGATTGAGAGATTTGTAAGCTCAGTGAGATCAAATTCTCAATATTGCTTTATTGGCTTATATCGAATCAAAGCTTGCTATATGCAGTTAACAGCATTTGAGAAGAAACTGAACAAAGCAATTTTTAACCATCCTGTTAGCATACCTGTGTTACCTGAAACTGCATTTGAAATACAGTTTTGATCTTCTCCTTTTTCCATTTTGAAGACTTGAACATGATTGTCAAATCAGAAAATGAATTTGTTTGACCCTCTTTCTTTGGGATCCGAGAAAGCTGACTGCTTCACTTTACTCTATATTTCGTGTTTCTGGTTTGTAAGTAAAGATATCCCTGCCCTCTAGGCTCTAGTTGAAGGATGCAGATGCTTTCCTTGGTGTACAAGTTGAAAGAAGAaaggaaatgaaatataatacaatatgcAATGTGAGTATCAGATAACAACAGCTAAATGTCTCCTACTTTTTTGAGTgcataaaataatcaatacctttATTTTAGTTGAAGTAAAGAGATCTTGAGTAAGTGCTTTGTTATGACACACAGCAATACCTCTATTGCACAAGCTtgtcttcctttttctttatgtGGGACTGACTGATCCCAATCCAGACTGTCATTTGagtagaatatattttttttccatgaaGGTCAAACTACTTTTCGTCTATATTTTCAATGTTATGAAGTGACCTAAATTTGTACCCAAATGATGGATACTTTTAGTTGTAAAGGGACCTTCATTAATACCCATAGAATTTTACATCTTTACTCAATATTGAGTTCACATTTTGCTTTTTGTTGAGATGCCAGTGTTTTCATTCTAatttaagcttttcttgttAAGCTGAAAAGGGCTTACATAGTTTATAGTTATTGGGTTTCTTTCTGATAtttacaagtttttttttttaagttacaGATGaccagaaaaaaaaagtgtaggTAGGTAAAATATAATGCTATCACAGCTGGTTTGGGTTTTTCCAGATGTGTCCCCAAGACCCAACAAAGACATTGTTTGGACTATAATCCAGTTGACTTCTTAGTCTATATCATTCTTTGTGTTAATTAATTGCATAACAACGGTATTCTTATTGTTAGTTCTTTCATCCTTGCTATTGTGATCTGTAAGTTGGGATTTTCACGTGATGTAACATGGCCATAACcctaaaaagaaagagaaattatCCCCTCTTTTTTCACAATGGTGAAGACAagtttaaaatatgatatacaTCCTCGAATATGTAAAGAATCTTCGTATGTTAATTTGAATTGTTGATTGTTTTTTTGATTGattgaattttcattttctGGCAATTTAAAATTGTCTCGTGTGTGGCACAATGACCTAGGAAGAATAAGAATTCtaaatcaaaatgtcttttGAGTCTCTGATGGACGATGATCCAGCGCAATTACGTAGATCACTTTCATAGCTGCGCTggtaaaatgaaaaagaagctATGTAATCCCCGGCAGCAAAAAATAGAGGTACTCTTTCTATTTTAACGTCTCATTTATTGCCTTTATTTTCTGTTGGCGAGTATCCATCTTACAAGTTTATTAATGTTGACAATTATTTTGTTGcttaaaattttgtggacgttggtagatgtatatgaaaaattacttttgttcatttttctattttatagcTCTAATTTACTCCTTAAATTTTAAGTGTGTCTCATTCATCATATCAGGATTAACAATGAAAAAATCTTTTAGAATTTTACtatatctatattttaaaatagttctattttaaattataaattattatctcTGTCTGTATTC
This window encodes:
- the LOC107015079 gene encoding early endosome antigen 1 isoform X1 is translated as MFKSSKWKKEKIKTVFQMQFQVTQVPKLKAKKLMISLVPADAGKPTVRLGKAAIIEGTCSWENPIYETVKLIRDPKTGKFKQNIYYFAVASGSSKSGFLGEVGLDFADLVEATESLVVSLPLMPLETGAILHVAVQNMQGAQETRPTEDSDISRTESLDQSFETELGSNGHYGNGHCTSTEDGELNETFHYSMQNSIPRDPQPKNSLVKQFTSQNAINPLERHLHQRSSTDCSLGSDLDGSVTDTTHKSEEDLLRDTAQETSSNSFEFMKNKIVMLERQAELSEMELQTLRKQIVKETKRAQEQSRQISNLKEARDVLKIKCEKLNLRCTDEVNAVASDNAGADDKKSTALLEEIRHKLQKEKNLNSKLMLKLQKTEDSNSELILTVRDLNKMLDQKDKDISYLSEKVRSNKDLLEAAAERTYLKIDQNEDRKAKELKFADESQSLKQTIEKLQDEIEVYKTDSNEMKAQMDQLESHCQVLEDEIEVYKRDNDEMKAQMDQLESHCQVLEDEIEVYKRDNNKMKALMDQLESHCQVLEKENDDINRNLEQCELQNLKTQQEHSESLASIKHFKLQVERLEEEMTTQTSQYSKSLDTINELETHVSVLEKELETQSQEFEEHLEAVTQDKVKQEQRAIKAEEGLRRARWSNAKAAQKLQEELKRLSDEMTLKIDEKEELVNDAVTEANVLREENKVLEELLQKSEEELKSTKEHYEREVLELKASSVEIGRLDLAGSAYCKQMKHREKVRYDTEQMEKSTAETEVEQKMTIQKELERELASVRREAEMFLEELIPLRTEVDEKKILEETLQSEVEKLHLQNDELRCSTNQLKLENENLMKLVLKLQEQEDEPPAEATQDSIVAEGRKCMGENIHHQGNGFTEGINVQNGSRKIVNITRREVDSGRVAETINGQSQNTHDPEELRGQVALLTERNKHMEHELKDMQERYSEISLKFAEVEGERQQLVMALRNFKNGKK
- the LOC107015079 gene encoding kinectin isoform X2, encoding MQNSIPRDPQPKNSLVKQFTSQNAINPLERHLHQRSSTDCSLGSDLDGSVTDTTHKSEEDLLRDTAQETSSNSFEFMKNKIVMLERQAELSEMELQTLRKQIVKETKRAQEQSRQISNLKEARDVLKIKCEKLNLRCTDEVNAVASDNAGADDKKSTALLEEIRHKLQKEKNLNSKLMLKLQKTEDSNSELILTVRDLNKMLDQKDKDISYLSEKVRSNKDLLEAAAERTYLKIDQNEDRKAKELKFADESQSLKQTIEKLQDEIEVYKTDSNEMKAQMDQLESHCQVLEDEIEVYKRDNDEMKAQMDQLESHCQVLEDEIEVYKRDNNKMKALMDQLESHCQVLEKENDDINRNLEQCELQNLKTQQEHSESLASIKHFKLQVERLEEEMTTQTSQYSKSLDTINELETHVSVLEKELETQSQEFEEHLEAVTQDKVKQEQRAIKAEEGLRRARWSNAKAAQKLQEELKRLSDEMTLKIDEKEELVNDAVTEANVLREENKVLEELLQKSEEELKSTKEHYEREVLELKASSVEIGRLDLAGSAYCKQMKHREKVRYDTEQMEKSTAETEVEQKMTIQKELERELASVRREAEMFLEELIPLRTEVDEKKILEETLQSEVEKLHLQNDELRCSTNQLKLENENLMKLVLKLQEQEDEPPAEATQDSIVAEGRKCMGENIHHQGNGFTEGINVQNGSRKIVNITRREVDSGRVAETINGQSQNTHDPEELRGQVALLTERNKHMEHELKDMQERYSEISLKFAEVEGERQQLVMALRNFKNGKK